A region from the Linepithema humile isolate Giens D197 chromosome 1, Lhum_UNIL_v1.0, whole genome shotgun sequence genome encodes:
- the cort gene encoding uncharacterized protein cort isoform X1, whose translation MRISCVPFSKKMNFEDQNNNTPLRGDRNQRRYRRAEPLNNRESKKFLASTPEVTVNNLKQYNKENNNPNPKITPCPLIPKQLYQGDRFIPCRRGYNFDRAHYLVTKESENDDGRHILDVSKQIEMLDAMHRREAMQLMISQQAFISGYCLLTGVNQKRILHFSTTPSQKTNFTYSPDFQKTGKWKCVPRKRPLIGSMEKMFSIDNFSNLEDGNDAMMDWSCNDLIGMGKHDCVKVYNSQGETLTTWTESGQLSIIKWSNDGRKLAIGIREFGFSKLILYDLERNKSLWSHICFCVYRLLSFDNDGLEACVSIRCICWTLDDRQIIIGCTNMISLYAADTGTVLHAIVVNSVLTMNLSPNFKYLAVVTQDYRCRVFLWPEMILHMQTRFRSMIKAIAWHPETSGQLCIGNETGLLVICDCIKKTKPHFINTKFESSVEHLLWNKLSGELLVHWSYKEENTQYTIIPILAHLNKVVDTVPLNKETQPSFIKFNAAHDKLIIFADDTIAIWNFFGPRSCFQESVPLYSYKKGIINFNPIR comes from the exons AAAAAGTTTCTGGCGTCTACCCCCGAAGTGACCGTTAACAATCTCAAGCAATATAacaaagagaataataatCCGAATCCGAAAATCACACCTTGTCCGTTGATACCGAAACAACTCTATCAAGGAGACAGATTCATCCCGTGTCGACGTGGGTACAACTTTGATAGGGCTCATTATCTAGTAACAAAGGAATCGGAAAACGATGACGGACGACATATACTAGATGTTTCTAAACAG atcgaAATGTTAGACGCTATGCATCGACGCGAAGCTATGCAGTTGATGATATCACAGCAAGCGTTTATATCAG gATATTGCTTATTGACAGGTGTGAATCAAAAGAGGATTCTACACTTTTCAACGACGCCATCTCAAAAAACGAACTTCACATATTCTCCAGATTTCCAAAAAACTGGAAAGTGGAAATGCGTACCGCGTAAAAGACCTCTGATAGGAAGTATGGAGAAAATGTTTTCGATAgataatttttccaatttagAAG ATGGGAATGATGCTATGATGGATTGGAGCTGCAATGACCTGATTGGTATGGGCAAACACGATTGCGTGAAAGTATACAATAGCCAAGGCGAGACGTTGACAACGTGGACCGAAAGTGGACAGCTCAGCATCATTAAATGGAGCAATGATg GCAGAAAACTAGCAATAGGCATACGAGAATTTGGATTCTCGAAGCTCATTCTGTACGATTTAGAAAGGAATAAGAGCCTGTGGAGCCACATTTGTTTTTGCGTTTATAGGCTTTTGTCCTTTGATAACGACGGACTGGAAGCATGCGTAAGCATTCGTTGTATCTGCTGGACTCTGGATGATCGTCAAATTATCAT AGGATGCACCAACATGATTTCGCTGTATGCAGCTGATACGGGCACGGTGCTACATGCGATAGTTGTCAATTCTGTCCTAACAATGAATCTATCgccaaattttaaatatctcgcAGTAGTTACGCAGGATTATCGCTGCCGAGTATTTCTCTGGCCGGAGATGATTCTTCACATGCAAACTCGCTTTCGCAGTATGATAAAG GCAATCGCTTGGCACCCGGAAACGTCCGGCCAGCTTTGTATAGGCAACGAAACCGGGTTATTGGTGATATGTgactgtataaaaaaaacaaagccGCATTTCATCAACACAAAGTTCGAAAGTTCTGTAGAACATCTCCTTTGGAACAAGTTAAGCGGCGAGCTACTTGTCCACTGGAGTTACAAAGAGGAGAACACGCAATACACCATCATTCCAATACTCGCCCATTTGAATAAAGTTGTCGATACGGTCCCATTGAATAAGGAAACACAGCCttcttttatcaaattcaatgCTGCACACGATAAACTGA TAATATTTGCAGATGATACTATCGCAATATGGAACTTTTTCGGCCCTAGATCATGTTTTCAAGAAAGCGTACCTCTTTATAGCTACaaaaaaggaataattaactttaatccAATCCgatag
- the cort gene encoding uncharacterized protein cort isoform X2, which produces MRISCVPFSKKMNFEDQNNNTPLRGDRNQRRYRRAEPLNNRESKKFLASTPEVTVNNLKQYNKENNNPNPKITPCPLIPKQLYQGDRFIPCRRGYNFDRAHYLVTKESENDDGRHILDVSKQIEMLDAMHRREAMQLMISQQAFISGVNQKRILHFSTTPSQKTNFTYSPDFQKTGKWKCVPRKRPLIGSMEKMFSIDNFSNLEDGNDAMMDWSCNDLIGMGKHDCVKVYNSQGETLTTWTESGQLSIIKWSNDGRKLAIGIREFGFSKLILYDLERNKSLWSHICFCVYRLLSFDNDGLEACVSIRCICWTLDDRQIIIGCTNMISLYAADTGTVLHAIVVNSVLTMNLSPNFKYLAVVTQDYRCRVFLWPEMILHMQTRFRSMIKAIAWHPETSGQLCIGNETGLLVICDCIKKTKPHFINTKFESSVEHLLWNKLSGELLVHWSYKEENTQYTIIPILAHLNKVVDTVPLNKETQPSFIKFNAAHDKLIIFADDTIAIWNFFGPRSCFQESVPLYSYKKGIINFNPIR; this is translated from the exons AAAAAGTTTCTGGCGTCTACCCCCGAAGTGACCGTTAACAATCTCAAGCAATATAacaaagagaataataatCCGAATCCGAAAATCACACCTTGTCCGTTGATACCGAAACAACTCTATCAAGGAGACAGATTCATCCCGTGTCGACGTGGGTACAACTTTGATAGGGCTCATTATCTAGTAACAAAGGAATCGGAAAACGATGACGGACGACATATACTAGATGTTTCTAAACAG atcgaAATGTTAGACGCTATGCATCGACGCGAAGCTATGCAGTTGATGATATCACAGCAAGCGTTTATATCAG GTGTGAATCAAAAGAGGATTCTACACTTTTCAACGACGCCATCTCAAAAAACGAACTTCACATATTCTCCAGATTTCCAAAAAACTGGAAAGTGGAAATGCGTACCGCGTAAAAGACCTCTGATAGGAAGTATGGAGAAAATGTTTTCGATAgataatttttccaatttagAAG ATGGGAATGATGCTATGATGGATTGGAGCTGCAATGACCTGATTGGTATGGGCAAACACGATTGCGTGAAAGTATACAATAGCCAAGGCGAGACGTTGACAACGTGGACCGAAAGTGGACAGCTCAGCATCATTAAATGGAGCAATGATg GCAGAAAACTAGCAATAGGCATACGAGAATTTGGATTCTCGAAGCTCATTCTGTACGATTTAGAAAGGAATAAGAGCCTGTGGAGCCACATTTGTTTTTGCGTTTATAGGCTTTTGTCCTTTGATAACGACGGACTGGAAGCATGCGTAAGCATTCGTTGTATCTGCTGGACTCTGGATGATCGTCAAATTATCAT AGGATGCACCAACATGATTTCGCTGTATGCAGCTGATACGGGCACGGTGCTACATGCGATAGTTGTCAATTCTGTCCTAACAATGAATCTATCgccaaattttaaatatctcgcAGTAGTTACGCAGGATTATCGCTGCCGAGTATTTCTCTGGCCGGAGATGATTCTTCACATGCAAACTCGCTTTCGCAGTATGATAAAG GCAATCGCTTGGCACCCGGAAACGTCCGGCCAGCTTTGTATAGGCAACGAAACCGGGTTATTGGTGATATGTgactgtataaaaaaaacaaagccGCATTTCATCAACACAAAGTTCGAAAGTTCTGTAGAACATCTCCTTTGGAACAAGTTAAGCGGCGAGCTACTTGTCCACTGGAGTTACAAAGAGGAGAACACGCAATACACCATCATTCCAATACTCGCCCATTTGAATAAAGTTGTCGATACGGTCCCATTGAATAAGGAAACACAGCCttcttttatcaaattcaatgCTGCACACGATAAACTGA TAATATTTGCAGATGATACTATCGCAATATGGAACTTTTTCGGCCCTAGATCATGTTTTCAAGAAAGCGTACCTCTTTATAGCTACaaaaaaggaataattaactttaatccAATCCgatag